A window of the Zonotrichia leucophrys gambelii isolate GWCS_2022_RI chromosome 18, RI_Zleu_2.0, whole genome shotgun sequence genome harbors these coding sequences:
- the FN3K gene encoding fructosamine-3-kinase: MTMEKILKAELNTNLLKALGSSGGGCISQGQTYETDRGRVFVKINHKPQARKMFEGEMASLEAIQKTNIVRVPQPIKVIDLPGGGAMFAMEYLKMKHLNKYSSKLGEQIAELHLHNQKLGEKLKAEGSTIGKGAGHSEAQFVDKFGFHTATCCGYIPQVNEWQSDWPSFFIRHRLQAQLDLIEKDYGDREARELWSQLKPKIPEMFCDVEIVPALLHGDLWAGNVAEDDSGPIIFDPACFYGHSEFELAIAGMFGGFSSSFFSAYHSKIPKAPGFEKRNKLYQLFNYINHWNHFGTGYRGSTLNMMRKLLK; this comes from the exons atGACCATGGAGAAGATCCTGAAGGCAGAACTGAACACCAACCTGCTGAAGGCACTGGGGAGCTCCGGGGGAGGATGCATCAGCCAAGGCCAAACGTATGAGACAGACAGAGGACGGGTATTTGTGAAAATCAACCACAAACCTCAG GCTAGAAAAATGTTTGAAGGGGAAATGGCAAGTTTGGAAGCCATTCAGAAAACCAACATTGTGAGAGTGCCTCAGCCCATCAAAGTGATTGACCTGCCAGGAGGAGGAGCCATGTTTGCCATGGAGTACCTAAAGATGAAGCACCTCAACAA ATACTCTTCAAAGCTGGGAGAGCAGATAGCAGAGCTTCATCTTCATAACCAGAAGCTTGGAGAGAAGCTGAAGGCTGAGGGGAGCACAATTG GAAAAGGAGCTGGTCACTCTGAGGCCCAGTTTGTGGATAAGTTTGGATTCCACACAGCCACTTGCTGTGGTTACATCCCGCAG gtGAATGAGTGGCAGAGTGACTGGCCATCCTTCTTCATCCGCCACCGgctccaggctcagctggaTTTGATTGAAAAGGATTATGGAGACAGAGAAGCCAGAGAGCTCTGGTCCCAGCTGAAA CCAAAGATTCCTGAAATGTTCTGTGATGTGGAAAttgttcctgctctcctgcacgGGGACCTGTGGGCAGGGAATGTGGCTGAGGACGACTCTGGGCCGATCATATTTGACCCTGCCTGCTTCTATGGCCACTCAGAGTTTGAGCTGGCCATTGCTGGCATGTTTGGGGGCTTCAGCAGCTCTTTTTTCTCTGCCTATCACAGTAAAATACCCAAAGCTCCAGGGTTTGAGAAACGGAACAAGTTGTATCAGCTCTTTAATTACATCAACCACTGGAACCATTTTGGGACAGGGTACAGGGGCTCTACCCTAAACATGATGAGGAAACTTCTGAAGTAA